In Corallococcus macrosporus, the following are encoded in one genomic region:
- a CDS encoding glutathione peroxidase → MRTLLLCTAAAVLSLSTAASAEDKKPEKKAMSFHQLSANRLDGKPEKLSDFQGKVALVVNTASECGYTPQYKGLEALYQGYKDKGVVVLGFPSNDFGGQEPGTSEQIAKFCELRFKVTFPMFEKVKTKGEGQSPVYAFLAKDHGEPKWNFHKYVVGKDGQVKAAFPSSVTPDSPELKAAIDKALAEK, encoded by the coding sequence ATGCGAACCCTCCTGCTGTGCACCGCCGCGGCGGTGCTCTCCCTCTCCACGGCGGCCTCCGCCGAGGACAAGAAGCCCGAGAAGAAAGCCATGTCCTTCCACCAGCTCTCCGCCAACCGGCTCGACGGCAAGCCCGAGAAGCTGTCGGACTTCCAGGGCAAGGTCGCCCTCGTCGTGAACACCGCGTCCGAGTGCGGCTACACGCCGCAGTACAAGGGCCTGGAGGCGCTGTACCAGGGCTACAAGGACAAGGGCGTGGTCGTCCTGGGCTTCCCGTCCAACGACTTCGGCGGCCAGGAGCCGGGCACCTCCGAGCAGATCGCGAAGTTCTGCGAGCTGCGCTTCAAGGTCACCTTCCCCATGTTCGAGAAGGTGAAGACGAAGGGCGAGGGCCAGTCCCCCGTCTACGCGTTCCTCGCCAAGGACCACGGCGAGCCCAAGTGGAACTTCCACAAGTACGTGGTGGGCAAGGACGGCCAGGTGAAGGCCGCGTTCCCCAGCAGCGTGACGCCTGACAGCCCGGAGCTGAAGGCCGCCATCGACAAGGCGCTCGCGGAGAAGTGA
- a CDS encoding YcaO-like family protein — MSPALTDPATPAFLDALARGLGVTRVARVTGLDRTGVEVACAVRPGGHVLQVCNGKGLTFEAAARGALFETAELWAAETVRPERLRWGSQAELERAGDPVWGVEALGSAGAVVAPRLAGPAVRLAWCEARTLDGDERVWVPAQGVYCPPAGTAELGPLSVAWTTNGSGAHPEPEPALLHALLEATERDQLARALPEGWSEEGVVGRMLRPEGLEDEAPRTAALRDTLEARGFRAYLFDVTPAPRTRGRVGLPVAAAVLVDADEGPVPLTAGYACALDRDEALHKALLEAAQSRLTDIHGAREDVAAADREAALGFAQALAEVRPRRAVDAMPDVTVRRAGTATATVRAVLSLLHGAGFTRVAGVALDAPVPGLHVWKVVVAGMRVSELL; from the coding sequence GTGTCGCCTGCCTTGACGGACCCCGCCACCCCCGCCTTCCTCGATGCCCTGGCCCGAGGCCTGGGCGTGACCCGCGTCGCCCGCGTCACCGGCCTGGACCGCACCGGCGTGGAGGTCGCCTGCGCGGTGCGTCCGGGTGGACACGTGCTCCAGGTGTGTAACGGCAAGGGGCTCACCTTCGAGGCCGCGGCCCGGGGGGCGCTCTTCGAGACGGCCGAGCTGTGGGCGGCGGAGACGGTCCGGCCGGAGCGGCTGCGCTGGGGCTCCCAGGCGGAGCTGGAGCGGGCAGGCGACCCGGTCTGGGGCGTGGAGGCGCTGGGGTCGGCGGGGGCGGTGGTGGCGCCCAGGCTCGCGGGGCCGGCGGTGCGGCTGGCCTGGTGCGAGGCGCGGACGCTGGACGGGGATGAGCGCGTCTGGGTGCCGGCGCAGGGCGTGTACTGCCCGCCCGCGGGGACGGCGGAGCTGGGGCCGCTGTCGGTGGCCTGGACGACGAATGGCTCCGGGGCGCATCCGGAGCCGGAGCCGGCGCTGCTGCACGCGCTGCTGGAGGCCACGGAGCGCGACCAGTTGGCGAGGGCGTTGCCGGAGGGCTGGTCGGAGGAGGGCGTGGTGGGGCGGATGCTGCGGCCGGAGGGCCTGGAGGACGAGGCGCCGCGCACGGCCGCCCTGCGGGACACCCTGGAGGCCCGGGGCTTCCGCGCCTACCTCTTCGACGTGACGCCCGCGCCCAGGACGCGGGGCCGGGTGGGGCTGCCGGTGGCGGCGGCGGTGCTGGTGGACGCGGACGAGGGGCCGGTGCCCCTCACGGCCGGCTACGCGTGTGCGTTGGACCGGGACGAGGCCCTGCACAAGGCCCTGCTGGAGGCCGCGCAGTCGCGGCTGACGGACATCCACGGCGCCCGTGAGGACGTGGCGGCGGCGGACCGCGAGGCGGCGCTGGGGTTCGCGCAGGCCCTGGCGGAGGTGCGGCCGCGCCGGGCCGTGGACGCGATGCCGGACGTGACGGTGCGGCGGGCCGGGACGGCGACGGCGACGGTGCGCGCGGTGCTGTCGTTGCTGCACGGCGCGGGCTTCACCCGGGTGGCGGGCGTGGCGCTGGACGCGCCGGTGCCCGGGCTGCACGTGTGGAAGGTGGTCGTGGCGGGCATGCGCGTCTCGGAGCTCCTGTGA
- a CDS encoding DUF4136 domain-containing protein, which translates to MRLLSRVVPVLVGLGLASCAGVDVGTNYDPAAVQRINAFRTYAWLTHPQQTKDTRINNAITESQVTGAVDRDLQARGYQKVDASANPDFLIGWQGAIDTRLSAETVDSYWGYPWDPFWGSYYGPSETYVRQYDVGTLILDVVDAKEKKLVWRGTAQANLGDSPSAQTNGDRIEKGVEKMLENFPPKPEEKK; encoded by the coding sequence ATGCGTCTGCTGTCCCGTGTCGTTCCCGTGCTCGTGGGCCTGGGGCTCGCGTCCTGCGCGGGCGTCGATGTCGGCACCAACTACGACCCCGCCGCCGTCCAGCGCATCAACGCATTCCGCACCTATGCGTGGCTGACGCATCCCCAGCAGACGAAGGACACGCGCATCAACAACGCCATCACCGAGTCTCAGGTGACAGGGGCGGTGGATCGCGACCTCCAGGCCCGCGGCTACCAGAAGGTGGACGCGAGCGCGAACCCGGACTTCCTCATCGGCTGGCAGGGCGCCATCGACACGCGGCTGTCCGCGGAGACGGTGGACAGCTACTGGGGCTACCCGTGGGATCCGTTCTGGGGTTCGTACTACGGGCCGTCGGAGACGTACGTGCGCCAGTACGACGTGGGCACGCTCATCCTCGACGTGGTGGACGCCAAGGAGAAGAAGCTCGTCTGGCGCGGCACGGCGCAGGCGAACCTGGGCGACAGCCCGAGCGCCCAGACCAACGGCGACCGGATTGAAAAGGGCGTGGAGAAGATGCTGGAGAACTTCCCGCCCAAGCCGGAGGAGAAGAAGTAG
- a CDS encoding sigma-70 family RNA polymerase sigma factor, which produces MSALSDEALCGAFLAGDAAAFGQLFERHRGLVFSLMRRYTVSAEDAADLTQQAFLRALEASRRVFARLTPTTPTPFRAWLVRVALNLAKNHARQGLRWRPVLVAPVTDDVAADPGEGAEASLERTQQGQRVRQAVLALPRRQREVLTLRVDGGLPFKDIAETLGITENNAKVQFHHAVKRLKADVAGETQ; this is translated from the coding sequence GTGAGCGCTCTCTCGGACGAGGCCCTCTGCGGGGCCTTCCTCGCGGGGGACGCGGCGGCGTTCGGCCAGCTCTTCGAGCGGCACCGGGGCCTCGTCTTCTCACTGATGCGCCGCTACACCGTGAGCGCGGAGGACGCGGCGGACCTGACGCAGCAGGCGTTCCTGCGGGCCCTGGAGGCATCGCGACGGGTGTTCGCGAGGCTCACCCCCACCACGCCCACGCCGTTCCGCGCGTGGCTGGTGCGCGTGGCGCTCAACCTGGCGAAGAACCACGCGCGCCAGGGGCTGCGGTGGCGGCCGGTGCTGGTGGCGCCGGTGACGGATGACGTGGCGGCGGACCCGGGCGAGGGCGCGGAGGCGTCCCTGGAGCGCACCCAGCAGGGGCAGCGGGTGCGTCAGGCGGTGCTCGCCCTGCCCCGCCGTCAGCGCGAGGTGCTGACGCTGCGGGTGGACGGCGGACTGCCGTTCAAGGACATCGCGGAGACGCTGGGCATCACGGAGAACAACGCGAAGGTGCAGTTCCACCACGCGGTGAAACGCTTGAAGGCCGACGTGGCCGGGGAGACGCAGTGA
- a CDS encoding chemotaxis protein: MAPVLSPARVVTAVLLAALCGGCASLEPQRSELAMRVGRSDLSVAVMRTRVRDLARRFSGLIEAMADDLASRSGSPSVAAAMLRFKANAVPAVQSTLFKPDPVAAIIDTWALLAQLEESLPRSATGASPELVSQAHASLVSLESELAAEWREVTGHEDVTQTRDRVHAWAAEHPLTGPLVTRESTTALLASLTEVTGGGLRSTAAGLIEDTRDLTARVDLYATSLPRQARWQAELVATDAMRAPTVQAALAELGRTVDLLDRVGSVAANTPALIERERRAVLDAVHAERLGLQEFVTGERQAVLADVGRERQAVVDALHAERVATLQQLDGLARGWVDHAFDRLGPLVDRVFLWLALLMVLLGVGGVLGGWVLARAWRRAR, from the coding sequence ATGGCTCCGGTTCTTTCCCCCGCGCGCGTCGTGACGGCGGTGCTGCTCGCGGCGCTGTGTGGCGGGTGCGCTTCGCTGGAGCCCCAGCGCTCGGAGCTGGCCATGCGCGTGGGACGGTCCGACCTGTCCGTGGCGGTGATGCGCACGCGGGTGAGGGACCTGGCCCGGCGCTTCTCCGGATTGATCGAAGCCATGGCGGACGACCTGGCCTCGCGCTCCGGGTCTCCCTCCGTGGCCGCGGCCATGCTGCGGTTCAAGGCCAACGCGGTGCCCGCCGTGCAGAGCACGCTCTTCAAGCCGGATCCGGTGGCCGCGATCATCGACACGTGGGCGCTGCTGGCCCAACTGGAGGAGTCCCTGCCGCGCTCCGCCACGGGCGCCTCGCCGGAGCTGGTGTCGCAGGCCCATGCGTCGCTGGTGTCGCTGGAGTCCGAACTGGCGGCCGAGTGGCGCGAGGTCACCGGCCACGAGGACGTGACCCAGACCCGCGACCGGGTCCACGCCTGGGCCGCGGAGCACCCGTTGACCGGACCGCTGGTCACGCGTGAGTCCACCACGGCCCTGCTGGCGTCGCTCACGGAGGTGACCGGGGGAGGCTTGAGGTCCACGGCCGCCGGCCTCATCGAGGACACTCGCGACCTCACCGCGCGCGTGGACCTCTACGCGACCAGCCTGCCCCGGCAGGCGCGCTGGCAGGCGGAGCTGGTCGCGACCGACGCGATGCGCGCCCCCACCGTCCAGGCCGCGCTCGCGGAGCTGGGGCGCACGGTGGACCTGCTGGACCGCGTGGGCTCCGTGGCCGCCAACACCCCCGCGCTCATTGAACGCGAACGCCGCGCGGTGCTGGACGCGGTGCACGCCGAGCGCCTGGGCCTCCAGGAGTTCGTCACCGGCGAACGGCAGGCGGTGCTCGCGGACGTGGGACGCGAGCGCCAGGCGGTGGTGGACGCGCTGCACGCCGAGCGGGTGGCCACGCTCCAGCAACTCGATGGCCTCGCGCGCGGCTGGGTGGACCACGCGTTCGACCGGCTGGGGCCGCTCGTGGACCGCGTGTTCCTCTGGCTCGCGCTGCTGATGGTGCTGCTGGGCGTGGGCGGCGTGCTGGGCGGCTGGGTGCTGGCCCGGGCATGGCGGCGCGCGCGCTGA
- a CDS encoding TfuA-like protein: protein MKRRSDDLVVFLGPSLPEAEARRIAPCTVLPPARQGDVWRALSLKPRALVLVDGVFEAQPSVWHHELLAAMEVGVAVFGGGSMGALRASELAGQGMVGVGRIFGWYRDGVAVDDAEVALLHADAEHGWRPLTVPLVNVRHAAEQARKARVLGHPGAQALVDAAAAVFYQERTWARIREAVEPAWTRPVRDAWDAWFANGVEDLKRLDAIECIRTAADFVSRGEPPRPGERRNPSSLVRRRRLTEDVTRVGPRPVDSGRVMELLRGAPDAAAWAEAGLRRALLAGWARSLGLDATEEEIAAEEAAWWKERGIRASRREAFLAASGLDGPGLRRLCEARALERLALLNASRLLPDGPSWDEALASEARLGGQWEQAARALAEADEGPDEGP, encoded by the coding sequence GTGAAACGGCGATCGGACGACCTGGTGGTGTTCCTGGGGCCCTCGCTGCCCGAGGCGGAGGCGCGGCGGATCGCCCCGTGCACGGTGTTGCCTCCCGCGCGGCAGGGCGACGTGTGGCGGGCGCTGTCGCTCAAGCCCCGGGCCCTGGTGCTGGTGGACGGCGTCTTCGAGGCCCAGCCCTCCGTCTGGCACCACGAGCTGCTCGCCGCGATGGAGGTGGGCGTGGCGGTGTTCGGCGGTGGCAGCATGGGCGCGCTGCGCGCCTCGGAGCTGGCCGGGCAGGGCATGGTGGGCGTGGGCCGCATCTTCGGGTGGTACCGCGACGGCGTGGCGGTGGATGACGCGGAGGTGGCGCTCCTGCACGCGGACGCCGAGCACGGCTGGCGTCCCCTCACCGTGCCCCTGGTGAACGTGCGGCACGCGGCGGAGCAGGCACGCAAGGCGCGCGTGCTGGGCCACCCGGGCGCGCAGGCGCTGGTGGACGCGGCGGCGGCCGTCTTCTACCAGGAGCGCACCTGGGCGCGGATCCGCGAAGCCGTGGAGCCCGCGTGGACCCGGCCCGTGCGCGACGCCTGGGACGCGTGGTTCGCGAACGGGGTGGAGGACCTCAAGCGGCTGGACGCCATCGAGTGCATCCGCACGGCGGCGGACTTCGTGAGCCGGGGAGAGCCGCCACGGCCCGGCGAGCGGCGCAATCCGTCCTCGCTGGTGCGGCGCCGGCGCCTGACGGAGGACGTGACGCGCGTGGGCCCGCGCCCCGTGGACTCCGGACGCGTGATGGAGCTGCTGCGGGGCGCACCGGACGCGGCGGCATGGGCGGAAGCCGGCCTGCGGCGCGCGTTGCTCGCGGGGTGGGCGCGTTCGCTGGGGCTCGACGCGACGGAGGAGGAGATCGCCGCGGAGGAGGCCGCGTGGTGGAAGGAGCGGGGGATCCGCGCGTCCCGCCGCGAGGCCTTCCTCGCCGCCAGCGGACTCGATGGACCGGGGCTGCGCCGGCTGTGTGAGGCCCGGGCACTGGAGCGGCTGGCGCTGCTGAACGCCTCGAGGCTCCTGCCGGACGGCCCCTCCTGGGACGAGGCCCTGGCCTCCGAGGCCCGGCTGGGCGGCCAGTGGGAGCAGGCCGCCCGAGCGCTGGCGGAAGCGGACGAAGGGCCTGACGAAGGCCCCTGA
- a CDS encoding peroxiredoxin, translated as MIAVGDLAPDFAATDCHGQTVRLSELRGRRVVLFFFPRAFTVGCTIENRAFRDNHERIRELGAELVGVSVDTLTTQCDFAQQEGIHFALLGDDERRISRAWGVLWPVLNIDRRVTFIIGADGTVEHVIHHEVRVYRHLDDVLKYLQAHPAPGSSTASA; from the coding sequence ATGATTGCCGTCGGAGACCTCGCACCTGACTTCGCCGCGACCGACTGCCATGGGCAGACCGTGCGCCTGTCGGAGCTGCGAGGCCGGCGCGTCGTGCTCTTCTTCTTCCCGCGCGCCTTCACGGTGGGCTGCACCATCGAGAACAGGGCGTTCCGGGACAACCACGAGCGGATCCGCGAGCTGGGCGCGGAGCTGGTCGGCGTCTCCGTGGACACGCTCACCACCCAGTGCGACTTCGCCCAGCAGGAGGGCATCCACTTCGCCCTCCTGGGGGACGACGAGCGGCGGATCAGCCGCGCCTGGGGCGTGCTGTGGCCCGTCCTCAACATCGACCGGCGCGTCACCTTCATCATCGGCGCGGACGGCACCGTCGAGCACGTCATCCACCACGAGGTGCGCGTCTACCGCCACCTGGACGACGTGCTGAAGTACCTCCAGGCCCACCCCGCCCCGGGCAGCAGCACCGCCTCCGCCTGA
- a CDS encoding serine/threonine protein kinase: MTSPIHPDQLEVGHHVGPWRIVGFLGAGGFGRVFKVERGGHVYALKLALRPANQHAPDEEDVNGRLSREVAALLACAPHSNLPRVHAVDRWPEPPDGYLFHVTDFVDGETFHEWRWRVKPSAAHLLTVYTEVVRVFADLHRRGVLHRDLKADNLLVRRSDERPILIDLGTARIPGASTLTVGVAPASPHLLPPECVAFLREGSWKSGANFDAGIPGDLYALGALLYESLTDGYAFDPRLPYERLLPAIETVVPRAPKDINPKVPSSLSDIAMRLLSKRPEDRYSGTETLLQALWEAAKDKRHSDWKVSLDIPADPDASGLDRGVVLLSQYPGRATESESGATEPSSPPATVEPSVAPRRRRHSGAVLGLGALLLGLLIFGLVQLTPDRPPPAVAPVSEKGSLSVTPTPSLPDAAVLAVAASPDAGASPVVEPTPSAPPEVASAPAKPLRADGGVMRKIAGAAVAACVGVSCAGGNANTRREQGEPCPPGAKAAMTELKLIGSRGMNALYLEESDRGAMQVREGPIVGILHGGSRAAENLPVGSKVRGRAVFAPRETRLYFTEATLPDGRVVPLCMEFYDKVRDRWGWLKDSDVFTQYGYMDTATVRYIPVQPNNVLAVKRLYNSNEVEEGE; encoded by the coding sequence ATGACCTCGCCGATCCACCCGGACCAGCTTGAAGTCGGCCACCACGTCGGCCCGTGGCGAATCGTGGGCTTCCTGGGCGCGGGAGGCTTTGGCCGGGTCTTCAAGGTGGAGCGGGGCGGGCACGTCTACGCGTTGAAGCTCGCGCTGCGGCCGGCGAACCAGCACGCCCCGGATGAAGAGGACGTCAACGGACGGCTCTCGCGGGAGGTGGCGGCGCTGCTCGCGTGCGCGCCGCACTCCAACCTGCCGCGCGTGCACGCGGTGGACCGTTGGCCGGAGCCGCCGGACGGCTACCTCTTCCACGTCACCGACTTCGTGGATGGCGAGACGTTTCACGAGTGGCGCTGGCGCGTGAAGCCCTCCGCCGCGCACCTGCTGACCGTCTACACGGAGGTCGTGCGGGTGTTCGCGGATCTCCACCGCCGGGGCGTGCTGCACCGCGACCTCAAGGCGGACAACCTGCTCGTCCGCCGCTCCGACGAGCGGCCCATCCTCATCGACCTGGGCACGGCACGCATCCCCGGGGCCTCCACGCTGACCGTCGGTGTCGCGCCCGCGTCGCCCCACCTGCTGCCTCCCGAGTGCGTCGCGTTCCTGCGCGAGGGCTCCTGGAAGTCGGGAGCGAACTTCGACGCGGGCATCCCGGGCGACCTCTACGCCCTGGGCGCGCTGCTCTACGAGTCGCTGACGGACGGCTACGCCTTCGACCCGCGCCTGCCCTACGAGCGGCTGCTGCCCGCCATCGAGACGGTGGTGCCGCGCGCTCCGAAGGACATCAACCCCAAGGTTCCGTCCAGCCTGTCGGACATCGCGATGCGGCTGCTCTCCAAGCGCCCCGAGGATCGTTACTCGGGAACGGAGACGCTGCTGCAGGCGCTCTGGGAGGCGGCCAAGGACAAGCGCCACTCGGACTGGAAGGTGTCCCTGGACATCCCGGCGGATCCGGACGCGTCCGGTCTGGACCGGGGCGTGGTGCTGCTGTCGCAGTACCCCGGGAGAGCCACCGAGTCGGAGTCCGGTGCCACGGAGCCGTCGAGCCCGCCCGCCACCGTGGAGCCCTCGGTGGCGCCCAGGCGGCGCCGTCATTCCGGAGCGGTGCTCGGCCTGGGAGCACTGCTGCTGGGGCTTTTGATCTTCGGGCTGGTCCAGCTGACACCGGACCGGCCTCCACCTGCCGTAGCGCCTGTGTCTGAGAAAGGAAGTCTGTCCGTGACCCCAACCCCGAGTCTTCCCGATGCCGCCGTGCTCGCGGTGGCCGCTTCCCCGGATGCGGGAGCCTCCCCCGTGGTGGAGCCGACTCCGTCCGCACCGCCCGAGGTCGCGAGCGCGCCCGCGAAACCCTTGCGTGCGGACGGGGGCGTCATGCGGAAGATCGCCGGAGCGGCCGTGGCGGCTTGCGTGGGTGTGTCCTGCGCGGGCGGCAACGCCAACACCCGCAGGGAGCAAGGCGAACCGTGCCCGCCGGGGGCCAAGGCGGCCATGACGGAGTTGAAGCTCATCGGGAGCAGGGGCATGAACGCCCTCTACCTGGAAGAAAGCGACCGCGGCGCGATGCAGGTCCGCGAAGGGCCCATCGTGGGCATTCTCCATGGAGGGAGTCGGGCGGCCGAGAACCTGCCGGTGGGCTCGAAGGTGAGGGGCCGCGCCGTGTTCGCGCCAAGGGAGACGAGGCTCTACTTCACGGAGGCCACCCTGCCCGATGGACGGGTCGTCCCCCTGTGCATGGAGTTCTACGACAAGGTTCGCGATCGATGGGGCTGGCTGAAAGACTCGGACGTGTTCACCCAGTACGGGTATATGGACACAGCCACCGTTCGTTACATCCCGGTCCAGCCAAACAATGTGCTGGCGGTCAAGCGACTCTACAACTCCAATGAGGTTGAGGAAGGAGAGTAG
- a CDS encoding zf-HC2 domain-containing protein codes for MGACVEYEEQASLHAAEALEGEEATRFQAHLDSCAACQAEVAAAREVLGRVALPPQTPVEVRAQEGLGSRTLAAWRREQSRRGMGRRALGSLAAVAAVVALMLGPSALERLKAPHPATAPAPERTASTRDDVDPETLAAFEAWAGLDPLEDDGSGYSADEDLTWEGDDADLDGDFDLGETL; via the coding sequence ATGGGTGCGTGCGTGGAATACGAGGAGCAGGCGAGCCTCCACGCCGCGGAGGCGCTGGAGGGCGAGGAGGCCACACGCTTCCAGGCCCATCTGGATTCCTGCGCGGCCTGCCAGGCGGAGGTGGCCGCCGCGCGCGAGGTGCTCGGGCGGGTGGCGCTGCCGCCCCAGACGCCCGTGGAGGTGCGCGCGCAGGAGGGGCTGGGTTCCAGGACCTTGGCCGCCTGGCGCCGGGAGCAGTCGCGCCGGGGCATGGGCCGCCGGGCGCTGGGGTCGCTCGCGGCGGTGGCGGCGGTGGTGGCGCTGATGCTGGGGCCTTCCGCGCTGGAGCGGCTCAAGGCGCCCCACCCGGCGACGGCGCCGGCCCCCGAGCGGACGGCGAGCACCCGCGACGACGTGGACCCGGAGACGCTGGCCGCCTTCGAGGCGTGGGCCGGGTTGGATCCGCTGGAGGATGACGGTTCGGGGTACAGCGCGGACGAGGACCTGACGTGGGAGGGCGACGACGCCGACCTGGATGGGGACTTCGACCTGGGAGAGACACTGTGA